TTTCTTATAGAAAGGTAAGGTAAGCACGATGGCAGTTTCAGTAGACATGATCAAGCAGTTGAGAGAAAAGACCAATGCGCCCATGATGGATTGTAAAAAGGCATTGCAAGAGGCGAATGGCGATCTGAAGACCGCGATGGAGATCCTGAAAAAACGGGGCCAGATAGTTGCGCTTAAAAAGGCAGGCCGCTCCGCAAAAGAAGGTGTTATAGAAAGCTATATTCACTCGAACAATAAGATAGGCGTACTCTTAGAGGTAAATTGCGAGACAGATTTTGTTGCTCGTAACGAAGACTTCAGAAAATTTGTAAAGGATGTCTGTATGCAGATCGCAGCAAGTTCTCCTTCCTATGTCTCGAGGGAAGAAGTGCCTAAGGCCACTGCGGACAGGGAAAAGGCGATCTTAAAGGATCAGATAAAAGGAAAAAAACCCGCGAATGTCATGGAAAAGATAATCCAGGGCAAGTTAGAGAAATTTTATTCAGAGGTATGTCTCATGGACCAGCCATTTATTAAAGACGATAAATTGACTATCAAGGAATGCCTGGGCTCGCTTATAGGAAAAATAGGTGAGAACATACTGATCCGCAGGTTCGTAAGATTTCAAGTCGGGGAGGATATTGGATGAAGAAATCTGCATACAAAAGGGTTGTTCTTAAATTGAGCGGAGAAGCGCTTCAAGGAAAAAAAGGTTATG
The sequence above is a segment of the Candidatus Gorgyraea atricola genome. Coding sequences within it:
- the tsf gene encoding translation elongation factor Ts, whose amino-acid sequence is MAVSVDMIKQLREKTNAPMMDCKKALQEANGDLKTAMEILKKRGQIVALKKAGRSAKEGVIESYIHSNNKIGVLLEVNCETDFVARNEDFRKFVKDVCMQIAASSPSYVSREEVPKATADREKAILKDQIKGKKPANVMEKIIQGKLEKFYSEVCLMDQPFIKDDKLTIKECLGSLIGKIGENILIRRFVRFQVGEDIG